A part of Capsicum annuum cultivar UCD-10X-F1 chromosome 6, UCD10Xv1.1, whole genome shotgun sequence genomic DNA contains:
- the LOC107876168 gene encoding uncharacterized protein LOC107876168 isoform X3, protein MKHACVVVIYVSAVSTSKKPFLFTIWDDLADNEGAALLHHLHEYPVILAKRISVTEFRCALRLATRYQTTILTNPQVKHNEQMLLSYTLRGSSSSPSLLNLEHVEDQVVSISAITELLSTVQTFPVEGRISLPNHPKSFYLLACSTCNHYVHPKTIKTVQCFNCNLHRVLVTRVRLCAMYS, encoded by the exons ATGAAACATGCTTGCGTTGTAGTAATTTATGTGTCTGCTGTATCGACCAGTAAGAAACCTTTTCTATTTACTATATGGGATGATCTAGCAGACAATGAAGGAGCGGCATTATTACACCACCTGCATGAATACCCCGTCATTCTTGCCAAACGTATAAGTGTTACTGAATTTCGCTGTG CTCTAAGATTGGCAACAAGATATCAAACGACAATTTTAACAAATCCTCA GGTGAAGCACAATGAACAAATGTTACTATCTTACACTCTAAGAGGTTCATCGTCATCACCTTCCTTGCTGAATCTAGAGCATGTTGAAGATCAAGTGGTATCTATATCAGCCATTACAGAGTTGTTATCTACG GTGCAAACTTTCCCCGTGGAAGGCAGAATATCACTTCCGAACCACCCTAAATCATTTTACTTGCTCGCGTGCTCAACCTGCAATCACTATGTACATCCCAAGACTATAAAAACAGTTCAGTGCTTCAACTGTAACCTACATCGGGTATTGGTCACCAG GGTCAGGTTGTGTGCCATGTACAGCTAA
- the LOC107876168 gene encoding uncharacterized protein LOC107876168 isoform X2, whose protein sequence is MKHACVVVIYVSAVSTSKKPFLFTIWDDLADNEGAALLHHLHEYPVILAKRISVTEFRCALRLATRYQTTILTNPQVKHNEQMLLSYTLRGSSSSPSLLNLEHVEDQVVSISAITELLSTVQTFPVEGRISLPNHPKSFYLLACSTCNHYVHPKTIKTVQCFNCNLHRVLVTSRVRLCAMYS, encoded by the exons ATGAAACATGCTTGCGTTGTAGTAATTTATGTGTCTGCTGTATCGACCAGTAAGAAACCTTTTCTATTTACTATATGGGATGATCTAGCAGACAATGAAGGAGCGGCATTATTACACCACCTGCATGAATACCCCGTCATTCTTGCCAAACGTATAAGTGTTACTGAATTTCGCTGTG CTCTAAGATTGGCAACAAGATATCAAACGACAATTTTAACAAATCCTCA GGTGAAGCACAATGAACAAATGTTACTATCTTACACTCTAAGAGGTTCATCGTCATCACCTTCCTTGCTGAATCTAGAGCATGTTGAAGATCAAGTGGTATCTATATCAGCCATTACAGAGTTGTTATCTACG GTGCAAACTTTCCCCGTGGAAGGCAGAATATCACTTCCGAACCACCCTAAATCATTTTACTTGCTCGCGTGCTCAACCTGCAATCACTATGTACATCCCAAGACTATAAAAACAGTTCAGTGCTTCAACTGTAACCTACATCGGGTATTGGTCACCAG CAGGGTCAGGTTGTGTGCCATGTACAGCTAA
- the LOC107876168 gene encoding uncharacterized protein LOC107876168 isoform X1: MKHACVVVIYVSAVSTSKKPFLFTIWDDLADNEGAALLHHLHEYPVILAKRISVTEFRCALRLATRYQTTILTNPQVKHNEQMLLSYTLRGSSSSPSLLNLEHVEDQVVSISAITELLSTVQTFPVEGRISLPNHPKSFYLLACSTCNHYVHPKTIKTVQCFNCNLHRVLVTSFHMMPSRFRTQQQLAQLRQPSLKRWEKDYCP, from the exons ATGAAACATGCTTGCGTTGTAGTAATTTATGTGTCTGCTGTATCGACCAGTAAGAAACCTTTTCTATTTACTATATGGGATGATCTAGCAGACAATGAAGGAGCGGCATTATTACACCACCTGCATGAATACCCCGTCATTCTTGCCAAACGTATAAGTGTTACTGAATTTCGCTGTG CTCTAAGATTGGCAACAAGATATCAAACGACAATTTTAACAAATCCTCA GGTGAAGCACAATGAACAAATGTTACTATCTTACACTCTAAGAGGTTCATCGTCATCACCTTCCTTGCTGAATCTAGAGCATGTTGAAGATCAAGTGGTATCTATATCAGCCATTACAGAGTTGTTATCTACG GTGCAAACTTTCCCCGTGGAAGGCAGAATATCACTTCCGAACCACCCTAAATCATTTTACTTGCTCGCGTGCTCAACCTGCAATCACTATGTACATCCCAAGACTATAAAAACAGTTCAGTGCTTCAACTGTAACCTACATCGGGTATTGGTCACCAG CTTCCacatgatgccctctcgatttcgaacccaacagcaACTGGCACAATTACGGCAACCATCTCTGAAGCGTTGGGAGAAAGATTATTGTCCCTAA